In Oscillatoria acuminata PCC 6304, a single window of DNA contains:
- a CDS encoding tubulin-like doman-containing protein: protein MAAVDEKSMVPTVLVGVGGTGHEVLSRVRRLVEETYGSLANFPLISFLVIDTDKEYKVSSLVAAGSAFKDHEKYWASVSGRQVRDMMSNMQNYPWIERWFPTELERNISAIEAGAGQIRGCGRFAFFCNYHGIQKAFERSCDRIKGHENYMLDRYGIKVMTSGINVFVIGSLSGGTGSGMLIDIGYCINHWLKGQGSPMVTAIAPLPAAFATINVGDRVLANGYAAMMELSYFSDYRTEYLAQYSGSLLDEVRSNRAPFDFTYLVGTKNGDSEFTLDQIRELISQNIFLDLTSDFAPHKRSIRDNIKGAWAQADPGGRGYPKNFMSFGLSTIEIPIAQIRTSLSNRLAADFVSWWLNENVLLPPQTFELVQNDILKRMRLTDMELLTDLGAAGDKSYVAEISSFVNSIRSEITRENLLQCTQQGVMGVAGTEKGKILQFGEFLQEKVEEYRANHLRELSPDERLHGDFLQKMYDNRNRIIQQGRLALEEEFYRIIEDRNRGPKFAEIFLVNVRQVFDNAVEKFRREAEKVWQPNEENRRKQYEDSLQDIGHFKDKFGLTKQAKMEEYAEKGLAGLEGSLIATIQRKTRFLGLDTIARLQEHLDELERRLARWTQKMRQTRDTFAHEADSQADSADALTINGIKLYDRQELNQLYQDLIEQYASSTEGSKSRYQTGLDGLCSNLSSQVLADSSPLWKQNRAAGETMRLFDVQQLAEVQEEDFQGIISEKSRNIINQAPNSSRIKRELAACDRLFKVFNNDAAEIRNQLAIAYSKSKPVILLNPAVMTGRDAGFTPATNTKVAVVGGRTPTDPAAIKLLPLLEERVGSSDAVTPLGEEERHRVVFVQEMGGFSLRCIDGMQELRQSYQDWKGQTIEAKRAQLKGESKDPPIPVHIQKEPPFWDIFPENPAVYQLVVLGRSLTVLRIEENRQTKENLVRYTRQTSIGSENVDISATWEEAVQVLEVNQCRGDLEEIQRQVTAKMNAAETATQKRELYEHFMEYLEERQTELEKEGGKDSLIYKREAKIIQQAIETHQLHLAAAASPVPPATAPTAVATPTDAPPQTHVFCTKCGTKNPANSKFCFKCGNQLVSLS, encoded by the coding sequence ATGGCAGCAGTTGATGAAAAAAGCATGGTTCCCACTGTCCTCGTGGGCGTGGGGGGAACGGGACATGAAGTCCTCTCCAGAGTCCGGCGTTTAGTGGAGGAAACTTACGGAAGTTTAGCGAATTTTCCCTTAATTAGCTTTCTGGTCATTGATACGGATAAAGAATATAAGGTCAGCAGTTTGGTGGCAGCGGGTTCGGCCTTTAAAGACCACGAAAAATACTGGGCCAGCGTCAGTGGGCGACAGGTGCGGGATATGATGTCGAATATGCAGAATTATCCCTGGATTGAACGGTGGTTTCCTACGGAATTGGAACGGAATATTAGTGCCATTGAAGCGGGGGCGGGACAAATTCGCGGCTGTGGTCGGTTTGCGTTTTTCTGCAACTATCACGGGATTCAGAAAGCCTTTGAACGGTCTTGCGATCGCATTAAAGGTCACGAGAATTATATGCTCGATCGCTACGGTATCAAAGTGATGACTTCCGGGATTAATGTCTTTGTGATCGGGTCTCTCTCTGGAGGAACTGGCAGTGGAATGTTGATTGATATCGGCTACTGTATCAATCATTGGCTGAAAGGACAAGGGAGTCCAATGGTAACGGCGATCGCCCCGTTACCTGCTGCCTTTGCTACCATTAACGTGGGCGATCGCGTTCTTGCCAACGGATATGCTGCCATGATGGAATTGAGCTATTTTTCCGACTATCGCACGGAATATTTAGCCCAGTATAGTGGCAGCTTACTCGACGAAGTGCGATCCAATCGTGCCCCCTTTGATTTCACCTACCTAGTCGGCACAAAAAACGGCGACAGTGAATTCACCCTGGACCAAATTCGCGAACTGATTTCTCAAAATATTTTTCTGGATTTAACCTCCGACTTCGCCCCCCATAAGCGCTCAATTCGAGATAATATCAAAGGCGCTTGGGCACAAGCAGACCCTGGTGGACGTGGGTATCCCAAAAACTTCATGAGTTTTGGACTTTCCACCATTGAAATCCCCATTGCCCAAATTAGAACCTCTTTATCCAATCGCCTTGCTGCCGACTTTGTAAGCTGGTGGTTAAACGAAAACGTCCTCTTACCCCCGCAAACCTTTGAGTTAGTTCAGAATGACATTCTCAAACGGATGCGCCTCACCGATATGGAATTACTCACGGATTTAGGCGCTGCCGGAGATAAATCTTATGTTGCCGAAATCTCCAGTTTTGTCAATAGCATCCGCAGTGAAATTACCCGAGAGAATCTTCTCCAATGTACTCAACAAGGGGTGATGGGAGTTGCCGGAACTGAAAAGGGCAAAATCCTCCAATTTGGAGAGTTTTTACAGGAAAAAGTGGAGGAATACCGGGCCAATCATCTGCGCGAACTTAGCCCGGATGAACGATTGCATGGGGATTTCTTGCAGAAAATGTATGATAACCGCAATCGGATCATTCAACAGGGACGTCTAGCTTTAGAAGAGGAATTTTATCGCATTATTGAAGACCGCAATCGGGGGCCGAAATTTGCGGAAATTTTTCTCGTTAATGTGCGTCAAGTCTTCGATAATGCCGTGGAAAAGTTTCGCCGAGAAGCGGAGAAAGTCTGGCAACCCAATGAAGAAAACCGCCGCAAACAGTATGAGGATTCGTTACAAGATATCGGTCATTTTAAAGATAAGTTTGGCTTGACCAAACAGGCCAAGATGGAGGAGTACGCAGAAAAGGGATTAGCAGGGTTAGAAGGGAGCTTAATTGCCACCATTCAGCGCAAAACGCGGTTTTTGGGGTTGGATACGATCGCCCGGTTACAAGAGCATTTAGATGAGTTAGAGCGCCGATTAGCCCGATGGACGCAGAAGATGCGCCAAACGCGGGATACCTTCGCCCATGAAGCGGATTCCCAAGCGGATAGTGCGGATGCGTTAACGATTAATGGGATTAAATTGTACGATCGCCAAGAACTGAATCAACTCTATCAAGACTTGATTGAACAATATGCCAGTTCTACCGAAGGCAGCAAGAGTCGCTATCAAACTGGACTCGATGGACTCTGTAGTAATTTATCCAGTCAAGTCCTTGCCGATAGCAGTCCCTTGTGGAAACAAAACCGGGCAGCAGGGGAAACTATGCGCCTGTTTGATGTCCAACAATTAGCGGAAGTTCAGGAAGAGGATTTCCAAGGGATTATATCCGAAAAAAGCCGCAATATTATTAATCAGGCCCCGAATAGTAGCCGGATTAAACGGGAACTGGCAGCTTGCGATCGCCTGTTTAAAGTGTTTAATAATGATGCCGCTGAAATCCGCAATCAATTGGCGATCGCCTACAGTAAATCCAAACCCGTTATCCTCCTCAATCCTGCCGTAATGACGGGACGAGATGCCGGATTTACTCCTGCTACAAATACCAAAGTTGCAGTAGTCGGAGGGCGCACTCCCACGGACCCGGCTGCGATTAAACTCCTCCCCTTATTAGAGGAACGAGTCGGCAGTTCCGATGCGGTTACCCCATTAGGAGAAGAAGAACGACATCGGGTCGTATTCGTACAAGAAATGGGGGGATTTTCCTTGCGTTGTATTGATGGAATGCAGGAATTGCGCCAGTCCTATCAAGACTGGAAAGGACAAACCATTGAAGCAAAACGCGCCCAATTAAAAGGAGAAAGCAAAGACCCCCCGATTCCGGTTCATATCCAAAAAGAACCGCCATTTTGGGATATTTTTCCCGAAAATCCGGCAGTATATCAATTGGTGGTGTTAGGGCGTTCTTTGACTGTTTTACGCATCGAAGAAAATCGCCAAACGAAAGAAAACCTCGTCCGTTATACTCGCCAAACCTCAATCGGCAGTGAAAATGTGGACATATCTGCCACTTGGGAAGAAGCGGTACAAGTGCTAGAAGTCAACCAATGCCGAGGCGATCTCGAGGAAATTCAGCGTCAAGTTACTGCCAAAATGAATGCCGCTGAAACCGCAACTCAAAAGCGGGAATTGTATGAACATTTCATGGAGTATTTGGAAGAACGACAAACGGAACTGGAGAAAGAAGGCGGCAAAGATAGCTTGATTTATAAGCGAGAAGCCAAAATCATTCAACAGGCGATCGAAACCCATCAATTGCATCTCGCTGCTGCTGCATCTCCCGTCCCGCCAGCAACCGCCCCCACTGCCGTTGCCACCCCCACCGATGCACCCCCACAAACCCATGTATTCTGCACCAAATGCGGCACTAAAAACCCAGCTAATTCTAAGTTTTGTTTTAAGTGTGGTAATCAATTAGTGTCTTTGAGTTAG
- a CDS encoding Uma2 family endonuclease, whose translation MIISTESFTPLPDHTQLPCEDGTFVQNFQEHPQSILLTDSILPVLDAKHPDGNYCIGQDSGIYWRITDPPLKGAKAPDWFYVPNVPPSLDGQPRRSYVLWQDVIPPLIIMEFVLGNGSEERDKTPWEGKFWIYKIGMRSAYYAIYEVEKASVELYGVKASNYELIPANERGHFPIIQLGVELGIWSGKYCNMDFPWLRWWDSQGNLLLSGHEQAEQEHERADRLAARLRELGVDPEELAD comes from the coding sequence ATGATTATTAGCACGGAATCGTTTACCCCCCTGCCCGATCATACTCAACTACCCTGTGAGGATGGCACCTTTGTGCAGAACTTTCAAGAACACCCACAAAGCATCCTCTTGACTGATTCAATTCTTCCGGTTCTGGATGCCAAACATCCCGATGGAAATTACTGCATCGGTCAAGATAGCGGCATTTACTGGCGAATCACCGACCCACCCCTGAAAGGTGCGAAAGCGCCGGATTGGTTCTATGTTCCCAATGTTCCTCCCAGCTTGGACGGACAACCTCGCCGGTCCTATGTCTTATGGCAAGACGTTATTCCCCCCCTGATTATCATGGAATTTGTTTTGGGGAATGGTTCAGAGGAACGAGATAAAACCCCTTGGGAAGGCAAGTTTTGGATCTATAAAATCGGAATGAGGTCCGCCTATTATGCGATTTATGAAGTCGAAAAAGCTAGTGTAGAACTCTATGGTGTAAAGGCCAGTAATTATGAGTTAATTCCCGCCAATGAACGGGGTCATTTCCCCATTATACAACTGGGGGTGGAACTGGGAATTTGGTCAGGAAAGTATTGCAATATGGACTTTCCTTGGTTACGCTGGTGGGACAGTCAAGGAAATTTGCTGTTATCCGGTCACGAACAGGCCGAACAGGAACACGAACGGGCCGATCGCCTTGCCGCCCGATTGCGGGAGTTGGGGGTTGACCCCGAGGAATTAGCCGATTAA
- a CDS encoding Uma2 family endonuclease codes for MNTPPAVPETSPLVLQLSPAIEMTDEQFFYFCQQNRDYLIERTSQGEIIIMPPTGSETGNRNFDLIIQLGIWTRQNKTGIGFDSSTGFTLPNGSIKSSDAAWINLEKWNRLTPEQQQKFAPICPDFVIKFRSPSDNLKRLQDKLQDYIEQGTLLGWLIDRKHQQVYIYRPNQPVDCLTQPTTLSEESVLPGFVLDLSTIW; via the coding sequence ATGAATACTCCCCCAGCGGTCCCTGAAACTTCCCCATTGGTCCTACAACTGTCTCCGGCGATCGAGATGACAGACGAACAATTTTTCTATTTTTGCCAACAAAACCGAGACTATCTAATTGAACGCACCTCTCAAGGAGAAATTATTATTATGCCACCCACCGGGTCAGAAACGGGAAATCGAAACTTTGATTTGATTATCCAACTGGGAATCTGGACCCGACAAAACAAAACTGGAATCGGATTTGATTCTTCCACCGGCTTTACCCTTCCAAATGGCTCTATAAAATCCTCTGATGCAGCTTGGATAAACCTAGAAAAATGGAACCGTCTCACTCCAGAACAACAACAAAAATTTGCTCCAATATGTCCGGATTTTGTCATTAAGTTCCGGTCCCCCAGTGACAACTTGAAACGCCTGCAAGATAAACTGCAAGACTATATTGAGCAGGGAACATTACTCGGGTGGCTAATTGACCGCAAACACCAGCAAGTTTATATTTATCGTCCCAACCAACCTGTAGACTGTTTGACCCAACCCACCACCTTAAGCGAGGAGTCCGTTTTACCGGGATTTGTCTTGGATTTATCCACCATTTGGTAA
- a CDS encoding glycosyltransferase family 39 protein codes for MKTPQLYWNSLRVLVAFVLAIGIFLRFYHLDQKIYWVDEVHTSLRVAGYRKSNFYEQLPTGEPLTVAQLHEFQTLSPERGWGDTLNALAENAEHAPIYYLLTRLWMELFGNSITVTRSVAAILSLLAFPALYFLSLELFSAPMVGWIALSLVAVSPLHLLYAQEARQYSLWTVVTLVSGLALLRSLRLKTRGSWAIYAGTVILGFYSHLISGLIFFGHGLYVGFREQWKWTKSFKSYLMASGIGCATLIPWIVVYFQNNSRLGGWLGRDTSLEALVKRWTLNLTSVFFDLHSVYSQRFFDVELGEDLTPFAWGNFWVYSVIPLILFVGYALWVTFRKTPKFVGWFLLTSIAANGLFLMLYDVISGGQRSGIARYLLPSYLALQLAVAYLFASRLRLDTGRNLQRRFWQFTYVVLLGAGIVSCAVSASAETWWHKYSCYYDVEVAQLVNQGQNPLLIGSHDRLSRLIALSYKLNPDVRFLLFTDSDRPDITEPSSSLFLFRPSNKLYNNLKSDPRYTLTPIHPRGHIWTVEPVGTPEEESGVNSSQIGDEPRS; via the coding sequence ATGAAAACTCCCCAACTTTATTGGAATAGTCTACGGGTTTTAGTGGCATTCGTTCTCGCGATCGGTATCTTTTTGAGGTTTTATCATTTAGACCAAAAAATTTACTGGGTTGATGAAGTGCATACCTCTTTACGGGTAGCTGGATACCGAAAATCTAACTTTTATGAACAACTTCCCACTGGGGAACCGCTGACAGTCGCCCAGTTGCATGAGTTTCAAACTCTTTCACCAGAACGGGGGTGGGGGGATACCCTCAATGCTTTGGCTGAAAATGCTGAACACGCTCCTATTTATTACCTCTTAACTCGCCTCTGGATGGAGTTATTTGGCAATTCCATCACCGTGACTCGGAGTGTGGCGGCGATTTTGAGCTTGTTGGCATTTCCAGCCCTTTACTTCCTCAGTTTAGAGCTATTTTCTGCCCCAATGGTCGGCTGGATTGCCCTGTCTTTGGTGGCAGTTTCTCCGTTACATTTGCTGTATGCTCAAGAAGCAAGACAATATAGCTTATGGACGGTGGTTACCTTAGTTTCGGGGTTAGCTTTGTTGCGATCGCTGCGCTTGAAGACCCGAGGTAGTTGGGCCATTTATGCTGGAACTGTCATCTTAGGGTTCTATTCTCATCTGATTTCAGGATTAATCTTTTTTGGACATGGATTGTATGTCGGATTTCGAGAACAATGGAAATGGACTAAATCTTTTAAATCCTATCTGATGGCTTCGGGAATAGGTTGTGCCACGTTGATTCCCTGGATTGTAGTGTATTTTCAAAATAACAGCCGACTGGGGGGATGGTTGGGGCGAGACACCTCTCTGGAAGCATTAGTGAAACGTTGGACTCTCAATTTAACTTCGGTCTTTTTTGACCTTCATAGTGTCTATTCCCAACGGTTTTTTGATGTAGAATTAGGCGAAGATTTAACGCCGTTTGCTTGGGGAAATTTCTGGGTGTATTCAGTCATCCCCTTGATTTTGTTCGTCGGATATGCCTTGTGGGTAACATTTCGTAAAACTCCGAAATTTGTGGGGTGGTTTCTACTCACATCCATTGCCGCTAATGGCTTGTTTTTGATGCTCTATGACGTGATTTCCGGGGGTCAGAGGTCGGGGATTGCACGCTATCTTTTGCCCTCCTATTTAGCCCTACAATTGGCGGTTGCCTATCTGTTCGCCAGTCGCCTCCGTCTCGATACTGGAAGAAATCTCCAGCGTCGATTCTGGCAATTTACCTATGTGGTATTGCTGGGGGCCGGTATTGTTTCTTGTGCCGTAAGTGCCTCTGCCGAAACCTGGTGGCATAAATATAGTTGTTATTATGATGTCGAAGTCGCCCAACTGGTCAATCAAGGGCAAAACCCTTTGTTAATAGGAAGTCACGATCGCCTCAGTCGTCTGATTGCCTTGAGTTATAAACTCAATCCCGATGTGCGATTTCTGCTGTTCACCGACAGCGATCGCCCGGACATCACCGAGCCCTCCTCCTCCCTCTTCTTATTCCGTCCTAGCAATAAACTGTATAACAACCTTAAATCCGACCCGCGTTATACCCTCACCCCCATTCATCCCCGGGGACATATTTGGACGGTAGAACCCGTCGGAACCCCAGAGGAGGAATCCGGGGTAAACTCATCCCAAATCGGGGATGAACCCCGATCATGA
- a CDS encoding M15 family metallopeptidase — protein MKPYQQIPILDCGEPLVAIPRDQFALVLPHPYELLGAPYNGRSPFYLRQGVLTGLIQAQTYLQQQYSQWQILIFDAYRPIAVQQFMVEYAFMEQVRSQGLDPGKLSPSERQEILAQVYQFWAVPSLDPATPPPHATGAAVDVTLVDQEGIAVEMGSPIDEISPRSHPDYFAESSSQTHQDYHNHRQILAQAMQQAGFAQHPNEWWHFCKGDQMWAWLTHQERAFYGRVE, from the coding sequence ATGAAACCCTATCAACAAATCCCCATTCTCGACTGTGGCGAGCCCTTGGTGGCGATTCCTCGGGATCAGTTTGCCTTGGTGTTGCCTCATCCTTATGAACTTTTGGGCGCACCCTACAACGGGCGATCGCCGTTTTATCTGCGGCAAGGGGTACTGACGGGTTTAATCCAAGCACAAACCTACCTCCAGCAGCAATATTCCCAATGGCAGATTTTAATTTTTGATGCTTATCGGCCTATCGCCGTGCAGCAGTTTATGGTAGAGTATGCATTCATGGAGCAGGTGCGATCGCAAGGATTAGACCCGGGGAAATTAAGCCCCTCTGAGCGCCAAGAAATTTTAGCGCAAGTGTATCAATTTTGGGCCGTCCCCAGTCTGGACCCCGCCACCCCTCCGCCTCATGCCACAGGTGCGGCAGTGGATGTCACATTGGTAGATCAGGAAGGGATCGCCGTAGAGATGGGTTCCCCCATTGATGAAATCTCACCGCGATCGCATCCTGACTATTTTGCCGAAAGCAGTAGTCAGACTCACCAAGACTATCACAACCATCGCCAAATATTGGCCCAAGCGATGCAACAAGCTGGATTTGCTCAACATCCCAATGAATGGTGGCATTTCTGTAAAGGGGACCAAATGTGGGCCTGGTTAACGCACCAAGAGAGGGCCTTTTATGGCAGAGTCGAGTAA